A genomic window from Periophthalmus magnuspinnatus isolate fPerMag1 chromosome 16, fPerMag1.2.pri, whole genome shotgun sequence includes:
- the cd79a gene encoding B-cell antigen receptor complex-associated protein alpha chain, which translates to MLVLLVCSFYVLCVQSEVTLEPDKPSLKVEVSYTARLECCYNTSGSKEFLWIKSSKSANKNIVTHPLPDAVTENKKGESGIHCGVLILRSTTLNDTGFYRCFLNASVVFTHGTYLQVYRRLEKTIKLSESVKNGILATEGILLLLCVVLPSITLLFKSKTLNDLEKKKVKKEEENIYQGLNLDECYDAYDQLQQEHEQYEDVGSNEDMQLEKP; encoded by the exons ATGTTGGTGCTTCTTGTCTGCAGCTTTTATG TGCTTTGTGTGCAGAGCGAGGTAACTTTGGAACCTGATAAACCTTCTTTGAAAGTTGAAGTCTCTTACACGGCCCGCCTGGAGTGCTGCTACAACACCAGTGGGTCCAAAGAGTTTCTTTGGATCAAAAGCTCcaaaagtgcaaataaaaacatagtaACTCACCCTTTACCTGACGCTGTAACGGAGAATAAAAAGGGTGAAAGTGGAATACACTGTGGCGTTCTCATCCTCCGTTCTACCACACTGAATGACACTGGCTTTTACCGGTGCTTTCTCAATGCTAGTGTAGTTTTCACCCATGGCACTTACCTGCAAGTCTATA GGCGTCTTGAGAAGACCATAAAACTGAGTGAAAGTGTCAAGAATGGTATCCTAGCCACTGAGGGGATCCTGCTCCTGTTATGTGTGGTGCTGCCTTCAATCACACTGCTTTTCAAG TCTAAAACCCTGAATGATCTGGAGAAAAAGAAGGtgaaaaaagaagaggagaacaTATACCAG gGCCTAAACCTGGATGAATGCTATGATGCATATGATCAGCTTCAACAAGAGCATGAGCAATATGAAGACGTGGGCAGCAATGAAGACATGCAGCTTGAGAAACCTTAG